In one Candidatus Thioglobus sp. genomic region, the following are encoded:
- a CDS encoding helix-turn-helix domain-containing protein has product MISGRQIRAARALLGWSGQKLADKCGISLKTLRRYEPQNGVPAGSAKVLESIESVLKGYGIVFTGDPIKAPGVILNLKD; this is encoded by the coding sequence ATGATATCTGGAAGACAAATTCGCGCTGCAAGAGCTTTGCTTGGTTGGAGCGGGCAAAAACTAGCTGATAAATGTGGTATTAGTCTCAAGACATTGAGAAGGTATGAGCCACAAAATGGAGTTCCTGCTGGGAGTGCTAAAGTTTTGGAGTCTATTGAGTCTGTACTGAAAGGTTACGGAATTGTTTTTACTGGCGACCCTATTAAAGCCCCAGGTGTGATACTAAATCTAAAAGATTAA
- a CDS encoding AbrB/MazE/SpoVT family DNA-binding domain-containing protein: MGEVLLDIKKWGNSLGMRLPSAVAKAAHLHLDQKVSLSVEHGKIIISPIKNKFITLEQRLSCFEPETHGKEVMQEDEYLGAEKW, encoded by the coding sequence ATGGGCGAAGTATTGTTAGATATTAAAAAATGGGGTAACAGCCTTGGTATGCGCTTGCCTAGCGCAGTGGCTAAAGCGGCACATCTACATTTAGATCAAAAAGTTAGTTTAAGTGTTGAGCATGGTAAGATTATTATCTCGCCAATAAAAAATAAATTTATTACCCTGGAGCAGCGTCTTAGTTGCTTCGAGCCTGAAACTCACGGCAAAGAAGTTATGCAAGAAGATGAGTATCTCGGCGCTGAAAAATGGTAA
- a CDS encoding type II toxin-antitoxin system PemK/MazF family toxin, translated as MVNWVPSRRDIIWIDCSPQTGKEMRNLHPFLVLSPKAFNDKTSLVLGLPMTTASYNKTNPFAVDIGKVKKQGKSHNAYVLCHQVKSFDWRARGASKHPMAQLEKSKFEQACAILNQIIDIR; from the coding sequence ATGGTAAATTGGGTACCTTCAAGACGAGATATTATTTGGATTGATTGCTCGCCACAAACGGGCAAAGAGATGCGTAACCTTCATCCTTTCTTGGTTTTGTCGCCAAAAGCATTTAATGATAAAACTTCATTAGTATTGGGATTGCCAATGACGACTGCAAGTTATAACAAAACCAATCCTTTTGCAGTAGACATAGGCAAGGTAAAAAAACAAGGCAAGAGTCATAATGCTTATGTTTTATGCCATCAAGTAAAGTCTTTTGATTGGAGGGCTAGAGGTGCGTCTAAACATCCAATGGCACAACTTGAAAAATCTAAATTTGAACAAGCTTGTGCAATACTAAATCAGATTATTGATATCCGGTAA
- a CDS encoding polysaccharide biosynthesis protein gives MINKVINLSRIYKQLIMLLVDSVVLVSILLASFSIRLGYWYFPQDDLIWVVFGAPVVASIIFVRFGLYRAVIRYIGFKALWTVVQAVSLYALVWGVVGFMVAVDGIPRSVILINWMLSLLAIGGVRIAARFLLSNNVKLSILNFEFNGNGNGNSNERRVLVYGAGDAGVQLIGALAHSDEYHPVGLIDDSKELQGQYISGLSVYSVDAIEKLIIKLKVDEILIAMPSASRAKRLAIIGTLEPYPVHVRMLPGVTELAQGKVSVGDLREVSIKDLLGRDLVEANKDLLGKNITDKVVVVTGAGGSIGSELCRQIVFLEPKALILFEMSELALYTIENELSNIGIYSLDIYPILGSVNNKVRLDNVFKQFDVDTIYHAAAYKHVPMVEFNNTEGVNNNIFGTLNCAQAAIDANVETFVLISTDKAVRPTNTMGATKRSAELVLQALSANQTGTKFSMVRFGNVLGSSGSVIPLFKQQIKAGGPITVTDKDIIRYFMTISEAVELVIQAGAMGTGGDVFVLDMGEPVRIQDLAKKMIRLSGLEVKDNAHPNGDIQIKYTGLRAGEKLYEELLIGDNVSETDNPLIMRAQEEMLAWNELKPVLDELYGAIESCDHEKLRKLLIQIVPDFKPQCHISDVLYELKIDSV, from the coding sequence ATGATAAATAAAGTAATAAATCTTTCAAGAATCTACAAGCAACTAATTATGCTGTTGGTTGATTCTGTCGTGCTTGTATCGATACTACTAGCCTCATTTTCAATTCGTCTTGGATATTGGTATTTTCCACAGGATGATTTGATCTGGGTGGTATTTGGCGCACCGGTTGTTGCTAGTATTATCTTTGTGCGATTTGGCTTGTATCGTGCGGTGATTCGCTATATTGGCTTTAAGGCTTTGTGGACTGTAGTGCAGGCGGTGAGTTTGTATGCACTAGTCTGGGGTGTGGTTGGCTTTATGGTGGCGGTGGACGGTATTCCTCGTTCTGTTATATTGATCAATTGGATGTTGTCTTTGTTAGCTATTGGCGGGGTGCGGATTGCTGCGCGCTTTTTACTTAGTAATAATGTTAAGTTGTCAATTTTAAATTTTGAATTTAATGGCAATGGCAATGGCAATAGTAACGAGCGTAGAGTTTTAGTATATGGTGCGGGTGATGCCGGCGTTCAGTTGATTGGGGCACTAGCGCACTCTGATGAATATCACCCGGTTGGATTAATTGACGACTCTAAAGAGCTACAAGGGCAGTATATTAGCGGGTTAAGTGTTTACTCTGTAGATGCTATTGAGAAGCTTATTATTAAGCTTAAGGTGGATGAGATACTGATTGCTATGCCCAGCGCTTCTCGTGCTAAACGGCTTGCTATTATTGGTACATTAGAACCTTATCCAGTACATGTACGTATGCTACCTGGTGTAACCGAATTGGCACAGGGTAAGGTCAGTGTTGGTGATTTGCGTGAGGTAAGTATTAAGGACTTGCTTGGGCGTGATTTGGTAGAGGCTAATAAAGATTTATTGGGTAAAAATATTACCGATAAGGTGGTGGTGGTGACAGGTGCTGGTGGCTCGATTGGATCAGAGCTTTGCAGGCAGATAGTATTCTTAGAGCCTAAGGCACTAATTTTGTTTGAGATGAGTGAGTTAGCGCTTTATACCATTGAAAATGAGCTGTCTAATATTGGTATCTATTCACTGGATATTTATCCGATATTGGGTAGTGTTAATAATAAAGTCAGGCTTGATAACGTGTTTAAACAATTTGATGTAGACACGATCTATCATGCAGCAGCGTATAAGCACGTACCAATGGTGGAGTTTAATAATACCGAAGGGGTGAATAACAATATATTTGGCACGCTTAATTGTGCACAAGCCGCCATTGATGCCAATGTAGAAACTTTTGTACTAATATCTACCGATAAGGCCGTGCGCCCAACCAATACCATGGGTGCGACCAAGCGCAGTGCTGAGTTGGTGTTGCAAGCTTTATCTGCTAATCAGACAGGTACAAAATTTAGCATGGTGCGCTTTGGCAATGTACTTGGCTCTAGTGGTTCTGTTATCCCACTATTTAAACAACAAATTAAAGCCGGCGGACCAATCACGGTCACTGATAAAGATATTATTCGTTATTTTATGACCATATCAGAAGCTGTGGAGCTAGTGATTCAAGCGGGCGCTATGGGAACAGGGGGTGATGTATTTGTATTGGATATGGGTGAACCTGTTCGAATTCAAGATCTAGCCAAGAAGATGATTCGTTTAAGTGGGCTTGAGGTAAAAGATAATGCACACCCTAATGGTGATATTCAGATTAAATATACCGGCTTGCGAGCTGGCGAGAAGCTGTATGAAGAGCTGCTGATTGGCGATAACGTAAGTGAAACAGATAATCCACTGATTATGCGCGCACAAGAAGAGATGCTAGCTTGGAATGAGCT